In Silene latifolia isolate original U9 population chromosome X, ASM4854445v1, whole genome shotgun sequence, the following proteins share a genomic window:
- the LOC141620056 gene encoding uncharacterized protein LOC141620056, with product MECVSTVTFSVLINEEPSEELRLTRGLRQGDSLSPYLFILCAEALSNLMRRAMECNSLHGVRVSSSTAPAVSHLLFADDSIFFSRATMGEADVINDVLRKYEATLGKLVGLQKTMVSFSRGVSRAYRESLAARLGVVEMEEHKCYLGLSMVVIRSKKIITDIIRDKLCKQLQGWRGKILFRAGKEVLIKAVVNSLHTYVINMFKIPANFCDELRSICMERGSCSKGKGVMAEDLGSGEAVFNWDLGAIDTMLRLWNPKGKVMGNVLDAREKDFRLSFRG from the exons ATGGAATGTGTCTCTACTGTTACTTTCTCTGTTCTCATTAATGAGGAGCCTTCGGAGGAGCTTCGGCTCACGAGAGGACTAAGACAAGGTGATTCGctttctccttatttatttattctttgcgCGGAGGCTTTGTCCAATCTTATGAGACGGGCTATGGAGTGCAATTCGCTCCATGGAGTTCGGGTGTCTAGTAGTACTGCTCCTGCTGTTTCCCATTTGCTTTTTGCTGATGATAGTATTTTCTTTTCTCGTGCAACGAtgggagaagctgatgttattaATGATGTTTTGCGAAAATATGAAGCAACTTTGGGGAAACTTGTTGGCCTTCAGAAAACTATGGTCTCGTTTAGTAGAGGGGTGTCAAGGGCGTACAGGGAGAGTTTGGCGGCTAGGTTGGGGGTGGTGGAGATGGAGGAACATAAGTGTTACTTAGGGTTGTCTATGGTAGTTATACGGTCTAAGAAGATAATTACGGATATAATTCGTGATAAATTGTGCAAACAGCTTCAAGGTTGGCGTGGGAAAATTTTGTTTAGGGCTGGTAAGGAGGTTCTTATAAAGGCAGTGGTTAATTCACTCCATACCTATGTGATTAATATGTTTAAAATCCCGGCTAACTTTTGTGATGAACTTAGATC TATTTGCATGGAACGTGGAAGTTGTAGCAAGGGGAAGGGGGTGATGGCTGAGGATTTGGGTAGTGGCGAGGCTGTGTTCAATTGGGATCTAGGCG CTATTGATACGATGCTTAGACTGTGGAATCCGAAGGGCAAGGTGATGGGTAATGTTCTGGATGCTAGAGAAAAAGATTTCCGTCTTTCATTTCGAGGATGA